The nucleotide window GTGGGGGAGCCGCGCCGGTCTCTTTTGCTGCGAGAGTTGGACCTGACCCCTGCGCCGGCCGCCTTGCGCCTGAACCGCATCCGCTCCGGCGGCGAAGGTGGCGATCTGGTCTGGGTCTTCTCCCGTGAAACGGTGGCCGACATCGACGCCCTCTACGACCGCTACGGCCCCTCGGAATGGGAGGCCCTGTTGCCGCCCGCCCTCACCCAAGACGCATTCGGTGGCCTGATGTGGTGGGAGCTGATCGGTCTACCGCTGCTATTGCTCACGGCGGCGGCGACCGGGTTTTTGACCGCACGGATTTTCCGGCCCATCCGCAAACGCGCTGGCCGATTGGGGGAGCGTATCGTTGCCGCGGCGCAGACGCCCGCGATCATCGCGGCGGTCACGACAATCCTGTCCTGGGGCACGACGCAGGTGCTTGTCTTCTCCTCCGTCCTGTCGACCTTCATCTCGCCCCTCGTGGCCATCGGGTACACCACCGCGGCGCTGATGCTGGTGATGAATGTTCTGGGCGCGATACTAGAGCGGCTGATGGGCCCCGACGCCGCCGACCTGACCCATCGCGAGGTGGCCGAGCAGCGCCGGGCCGCGACCCGGGTGGCGGCGTTGCGGCATATGCTCACCGTTGTGGTCTTCCTCGTGGGCGCAGGCATCGTCATGTCCCAGGCCGAGATTTTCCGGGGCCTCGGCTTGTCGCTTCTCGCCTCCGCCGGGGCGGTCACGCTCGTCATCGGCTTCGCCGCGCGGCAGGTCTTGGGCAATATTCTCGCCAGCCTGCAAATCGCGCTCAACCAATCCGCGCGGGTCGGCGACCGGATCATGTGGCACGACAAGCTGTGTTACGTGGAACAGATTAACTTCACCTACGTCTTGCTGCGCAATTGGGACGATACGCGTGTCGTCGTCCCGGTGTCGGAGTTCGTTTCCGAAACCTTCACGAACTGGACGCTGGAAGATCCGGCGATCTTACGCATCCTCAAATTCAAACTCTCGCCCGACGCCGATCTGGATGCCCTGCGAAAGGCGTTCCACGAGATCCTGGAGGATATGAAAGCCGGCGACCACGGGTCGGAGATGGGCGACATCGACGAGGCCGAGATGGTCGTCGCCGGGCAGGATGCCCTGGGGATCGACGTGTGGTTCGGGGTGCCGTGCCTTGATCCGTCCACCCAATGGGGCGTGTCGTGCACGGCGCGCGAGCGGATCGTTCAGGCCGCGCGCGACATTGCCGAGCGCTCCGAACGCCCGGTCTTCCCCGACGGCGCGGTGATGGAGGCCGCGGCCTAGACTCAGGCCGTTTCAGCGCCCTGCAGGTGCGTGTAGGTTTCCGTGTACCGCTTCGACAGATGCGCGCCCGCCGTGATGGGCGCCTGCCCCGGGGCGGAGACATCGGTGTCGTAGACCGGGTTGAAGAAAAGCGGGATT belongs to Hasllibacter sp. MH4015 and includes:
- a CDS encoding mechanosensitive ion channel family protein, coding for MAIPKPVFPLHRLIGALFLCIACLATPFATPLNAQSPEAHFFDSPPVNTGLGPRPEVIDLRTPRSAMASFIAATQSGDYESAAHVLDLGDLPPEVQRREGADLARRLSVVIDRQAILDWSLLRNRADGLNAIGPDQDPMVGEPRRSLLLRELDLTPAPAALRLNRIRSGGEGGDLVWVFSRETVADIDALYDRYGPSEWEALLPPALTQDAFGGLMWWELIGLPLLLLTAAATGFLTARIFRPIRKRAGRLGERIVAAAQTPAIIAAVTTILSWGTTQVLVFSSVLSTFISPLVAIGYTTAALMLVMNVLGAILERLMGPDAADLTHREVAEQRRAATRVAALRHMLTVVVFLVGAGIVMSQAEIFRGLGLSLLASAGAVTLVIGFAARQVLGNILASLQIALNQSARVGDRIMWHDKLCYVEQINFTYVLLRNWDDTRVVVPVSEFVSETFTNWTLEDPAILRILKFKLSPDADLDALRKAFHEILEDMKAGDHGSEMGDIDEAEMVVAGQDALGIDVWFGVPCLDPSTQWGVSCTARERIVQAARDIAERSERPVFPDGAVMEAAA